A window of the Serratia sarumanii genome harbors these coding sequences:
- a CDS encoding RrF2 family transcriptional regulator, with protein MAYITTSVEYGIHCLLWLVGDNQRALSSRELAELQGISPSFLAKIFPKLEKAGIVAASEGVRGGYRLARPADEISFLEIIDAIEGHKPLFDCQEVRGRCAVFDDSPPDWAVSGKCAIHAVMLQAEKAMRDALAAQTLGAVAARFGRKAPQGFFGEVNLWLDERMTERTARSGKTARAKT; from the coding sequence ATGGCGTACATCACAACCAGCGTTGAATATGGCATCCACTGCCTGCTGTGGCTGGTCGGCGATAACCAGCGCGCGCTCAGCAGCCGCGAACTCGCCGAGCTGCAAGGCATCTCCCCCAGCTTTCTGGCCAAGATTTTCCCCAAGCTGGAAAAGGCAGGGATCGTCGCCGCCAGTGAAGGGGTGCGCGGCGGTTATCGTCTGGCGCGCCCGGCGGACGAGATCAGCTTCCTGGAGATCATCGACGCCATTGAAGGGCACAAGCCGCTGTTCGATTGCCAGGAGGTGCGCGGGCGCTGTGCGGTGTTCGACGATTCCCCGCCGGATTGGGCGGTTTCCGGCAAATGTGCCATCCACGCGGTGATGCTGCAGGCGGAGAAGGCGATGCGCGACGCGCTGGCGGCGCAGACCCTCGGCGCCGTCGCGGCCCGCTTTGGCCGCAAGGCGCCGCAGGGCTTCTTCGGTGAGGTCAACCTCTGGCTCGACGAGCGCATGACGGAACGCACCGCGCGCAGCGGAAAAACGGCGCGCGCCAAGACCTAA
- a CDS encoding tetratricopeptide repeat protein — protein MTNRLTKTALAVLLLGTLNATALAPAQAESQDQLPDMGTSAGGTLSIGQELAMGDFYVRQLRASAPLINDPLLSQYINQLGNRLVASAYSVRTPFHFYLVRNDEINAFAFFGGNVVLHSALLRVSDNESQLASVLAHEISHVTQRHLARAMEDQQRNAPLTWVGALGSILLAMANPTMGMAALSGTLAGTQQGMISFTQSNEQEADRIGIQVLQRAGFDPEAMPDFLQKLSDQSRYASKPPEMLLTHPLPDSRLSDARNRANQMPKHIVQSSQDYLMAKVRALGMYSSEGYGLNEELLGSLSKGNVREQAAAKYGRAILFYEAKKYDDARNIIQPMLAQDAKNVWLIDLMTDIDLGQKRAPQAIARLQAANAAQSNNPVLQLNLANAYVEGNQPAQASKILNRYTFAHPDDPNGWDLLAQASAAQGLRDEELSARAESLALTGRLDQAIGLLSNASSLQKLGSLKQARYDARIDQLRQLQQRFRQYQRS, from the coding sequence ATGACCAACCGGTTGACCAAAACCGCGTTAGCGGTGCTGCTGCTCGGCACGCTGAACGCCACCGCCCTGGCGCCAGCACAGGCGGAAAGCCAGGATCAGTTGCCGGATATGGGCACCTCCGCCGGCGGCACCCTGAGCATCGGACAAGAGCTGGCGATGGGCGATTTCTACGTGCGCCAACTGCGCGCCAGTGCCCCGCTGATCAACGATCCGCTGCTGAGCCAGTACATCAACCAGTTGGGCAACCGGCTGGTGGCCAGCGCCTATTCGGTGCGCACGCCGTTCCATTTCTATCTGGTGCGCAACGACGAGATCAACGCCTTCGCCTTCTTCGGCGGCAACGTGGTGCTGCACTCCGCGCTGCTGCGCGTCAGCGACAACGAAAGCCAGCTGGCTTCGGTGCTGGCACACGAAATCTCGCACGTCACCCAGCGCCACCTGGCGCGCGCAATGGAAGATCAGCAGCGCAACGCCCCGCTGACCTGGGTGGGCGCGCTCGGCTCCATCCTGCTGGCGATGGCCAACCCGACTATGGGCATGGCGGCGCTGAGCGGCACCCTGGCCGGCACCCAGCAGGGCATGATCAGCTTTACCCAATCGAACGAACAGGAAGCTGACCGCATCGGCATTCAAGTGCTGCAGCGTGCCGGATTCGATCCGGAAGCGATGCCCGACTTCCTGCAGAAGCTCTCGGATCAGTCGCGCTACGCCTCCAAACCGCCGGAAATGCTGCTGACGCACCCGTTGCCGGACAGCCGCCTTTCCGACGCGCGCAACCGCGCCAACCAGATGCCGAAACACATCGTGCAGTCTTCGCAGGATTACCTGATGGCCAAGGTGCGCGCACTGGGCATGTACAGCTCGGAAGGCTATGGCCTGAACGAAGAGCTGCTCGGCTCGCTCAGCAAGGGCAATGTGCGCGAACAGGCGGCCGCCAAATACGGCCGCGCCATCCTGTTCTATGAAGCGAAAAAATACGACGACGCGCGCAACATCATTCAGCCGATGCTGGCGCAGGATGCGAAAAACGTCTGGCTGATCGACCTGATGACCGACATCGATCTCGGCCAGAAACGCGCGCCGCAGGCCATCGCCCGGCTGCAGGCGGCCAACGCCGCCCAGAGCAACAACCCGGTGCTGCAGCTCAACCTGGCCAACGCCTATGTCGAAGGCAACCAGCCGGCGCAGGCCTCGAAGATCCTGAACCGCTACACCTTTGCCCATCCGGACGATCCGAACGGCTGGGATCTGCTGGCGCAGGCCAGCGCCGCCCAAGGGCTGCGCGATGAAGAACTGTCGGCCCGCGCCGAAAGCCTGGCGCTGACCGGCCGGCTCGATCAGGCCATCGGCCTGCTCAGCAATGCCAGCTCGCTGCAAAAACTCGGCAGCCTGAAACAGGCGCGCTACGATGCGCGCATCGACCAGCTGCGCCAACTGCAACAGCGCTTCCGCCAATACCAGCGCAGCTGA
- the arsC gene encoding arsenate reductase (glutaredoxin) (This arsenate reductase requires both glutathione and glutaredoxin to convert arsenate to arsenite, after which the efflux transporter formed by ArsA and ArsB can extrude the arsenite from the cell, providing resistance.) has protein sequence MKNVTIYHNPRCSKSRETLALLEQHGVDPKVVLYLETPPSADELKKLLKELGFTSARDLMRKKEDLYKELKLADGSLSEEQLLAAMTANPKLIERPIVVKGSKARIGRPPEQVLEIL, from the coding sequence ATGAAAAACGTCACGATTTACCACAACCCGCGCTGCTCCAAGAGCCGTGAAACCCTGGCGCTGCTGGAACAGCACGGCGTCGATCCCAAGGTGGTGCTGTACCTTGAAACGCCCCCGTCGGCCGATGAGCTGAAAAAGCTGTTGAAGGAACTGGGCTTCACATCGGCGCGCGATCTGATGCGCAAGAAAGAAGACCTGTACAAGGAATTGAAGCTGGCGGACGGCAGCCTGAGCGAAGAACAGCTGCTGGCGGCGATGACGGCGAACCCGAAACTGATCGAACGCCCGATCGTGGTGAAAGGCAGCAAGGCGCGCATCGGCCGGCCGCCGGAGCAGGTGCTGGAGATTTTGTAA